In Syntrophaceae bacterium, the following proteins share a genomic window:
- a CDS encoding PilZ domain-containing protein: MTIEMEKGITVCFQITLEISNALDKIAKYEKRSVSEVVGLIIDHYLKENKEFQGIKQNRRRFERKKVDLPAYIGDPRWQRSDFEAITIMDISIGGIRFSIPKGTKLEIQRNSDSDTEKFSIIFRLPNYYWPINVEIAPQRVIESSEEFQVGAALVNPDFHAYSALQKYMI; encoded by the coding sequence ATGACGATCGAGATGGAGAAAGGCATTACAGTCTGCTTCCAAATCACTTTAGAAATCAGTAATGCCTTGGATAAGATTGCCAAGTATGAAAAACGGAGTGTCTCCGAAGTTGTCGGTCTTATCATCGACCATTATCTTAAGGAAAATAAAGAGTTTCAAGGGATCAAACAGAATCGCCGCCGGTTTGAAAGGAAGAAAGTTGATCTACCGGCTTATATTGGCGATCCCCGGTGGCAGCGAAGCGATTTTGAAGCAATCACCATTATGGACATCTCCATAGGCGGGATAAGATTCTCCATTCCCAAAGGGACGAAACTGGAAATCCAGAGGAATAGCGATAGCGACACCGAAAAGTTCAGCATCATCTTCCGCTTACCTAACTATTATTGGCCAATCAACGTGGAAATCGCACCTCAACGGGTAATTGAATCCTCTGAGGAGTTTCAAGTTGGAGCTGCTCTGGTAAATCCAGACTTTCACGCATATTCGGCTTTGCAAAAGTATATGATTTAA
- a CDS encoding PEP-CTERM sorting domain-containing protein has product MKSFKKRILLGIVLTLFALMGMAVISSAATITLPDPTQSYPDGTQGLFGQNYVAWAHDDFWSFSAQLIYANQKNNASTYFPVSTYGSYHIVTGTGTLGIIVQNQNGMSNGALLPNAVKETGGISEFHDVWGLGGLPVPTTTNSMAITYPTNNVAATVGEILTFINPTNADNENIPVFGLDLQNAGSVPIQFSGQVYLVDPTTGKVYVDANGVTALWAFDTIAQGTGIDTQGGAVRDSADADWPGFSQNGTYDPTAYGDAIAFAGGGHVDYLAYAPTMDLSKYPSNLIFVTDFTVIDTNNKAGNTEVFILGDVVTRVPEPSTLLLLGLGLIGLAYVGLRRNFEK; this is encoded by the coding sequence ATGAAGAGTTTCAAAAAAAGAATTTTGCTGGGGATTGTCCTAACACTGTTTGCTTTGATGGGCATGGCAGTAATTAGCTCGGCGGCAACGATAACGTTACCTGACCCAACTCAGAGTTACCCTGATGGTACTCAAGGTTTATTTGGACAGAATTACGTCGCTTGGGCACATGATGACTTTTGGTCATTTTCGGCTCAGCTGATATATGCAAATCAGAAAAACAATGCGTCAACATATTTTCCTGTATCTACATACGGTAGCTACCATATTGTCACAGGAACCGGCACCCTGGGAATAATAGTCCAGAACCAAAATGGAATGAGCAATGGTGCGCTTTTGCCAAACGCTGTGAAGGAGACGGGAGGTATTTCAGAATTTCATGATGTTTGGGGACTAGGCGGGCTCCCTGTACCGACTACTACGAACAGCATGGCCATTACTTACCCAACCAATAACGTAGCCGCTACGGTGGGTGAAATTTTGACTTTCATTAACCCGACTAATGCCGACAACGAGAACATCCCTGTTTTCGGACTTGATCTACAGAACGCTGGAAGCGTCCCTATACAGTTTTCAGGTCAAGTATATCTTGTGGATCCAACTACGGGGAAAGTATATGTGGATGCTAATGGAGTGACGGCCTTATGGGCATTTGATACAATCGCCCAAGGTACCGGCATCGACACCCAAGGGGGGGCTGTACGAGATTCAGCTGATGCTGATTGGCCTGGATTCAGTCAAAATGGCACTTATGATCCAACTGCCTATGGAGACGCCATAGCTTTCGCGGGTGGTGGCCATGTCGATTACCTTGCGTATGCACCGACGATGGATCTTAGCAAATACCCCAGTAACTTAATCTTTGTTACAGATTTTACTGTAATAGATACCAATAACAAGGCAGGCAACACAGAAGTCTTTATTCTGGGGGATGTCGTAACACGAGTCCCCGAACCCTCCACCTTACTGCTTTTGGGCCTTGGCTTGATTGGACTGGCATATGTAGGACTGAGGAGGAATTTTGAGAAGTAA
- a CDS encoding SDR family oxidoreductase, with protein MYTDLKDKTAIVTGAGKKTGIGYAIASKLASCGANVVIADLGKPVHPDEPLKTATSDEMEAIAALLSEAYGVKTTAAAVDVMDSASIAAFVKHVSGSFDHIDILCNNAGASFGVPNTVLSYDEEAWIRTIDVNLFSVFRMSRAVLPMMTGKPGSIVNTASRAGKVPPLFNSAYAVAKAGVIMLTKTMAKELGGLGIRVNAICPGQIATDLEKWRFGLEAKFFNTTIEEREKEMCTTIPLGFIGLPADAGDLVAYLASDASRYITGQAINLDGGQCMEL; from the coding sequence ATGTATACGGATTTGAAAGACAAAACAGCAATTGTCACCGGTGCAGGAAAAAAGACGGGCATCGGATATGCCATCGCTTCGAAGCTTGCTTCCTGCGGTGCGAACGTGGTCATCGCCGACCTGGGGAAGCCCGTCCATCCCGATGAACCGCTCAAAACGGCGACGAGCGACGAAATGGAGGCCATCGCCGCCCTGCTCTCTGAAGCATATGGAGTGAAAACGACAGCCGCGGCCGTGGATGTCATGGATAGTGCATCCATCGCCGCCTTTGTCAAGCACGTGAGCGGAAGCTTCGATCACATCGACATCCTCTGCAACAACGCCGGAGCCTCCTTCGGGGTTCCTAACACCGTCCTGAGCTATGACGAAGAAGCCTGGATCCGGACAATCGATGTCAATCTGTTCTCTGTATTTCGCATGTCCAGGGCCGTCCTTCCCATGATGACGGGAAAACCGGGCTCGATCGTCAATACGGCGTCCCGAGCCGGCAAAGTCCCACCCCTATTCAACAGCGCCTATGCCGTTGCGAAGGCGGGCGTCATCATGCTGACCAAGACCATGGCCAAGGAACTGGGGGGTCTTGGGATCCGCGTCAATGCCATCTGCCCGGGGCAGATCGCTACGGATCTGGAGAAATGGCGTTTCGGTCTGGAAGCAAAGTTCTTTAACACGACGATCGAAGAACGGGAAAAGGAGATGTGCACAACGATCCCCCTGGGCTTCATCGGCCTTCCGGCCGACGCCGGTGACCTGGTGGCGTACCTGGCCTCGGACGCATCGCGGTATATCACGGGCCAGGCCATCAATCTCGACGGCGGCCAGTGCATGGAATTATGA
- a CDS encoding thiamine pyrophosphate-binding protein, translated as MSKIIGGQLAAESLIDRDVEYIFSLSGGHITPIYQYLENSKITLFDTRHEQAAVFMAEAWARMTRKPAVAMVTAGPGFTNALSGIASARLSNAPVILIAGCVGLESVEKLDLQDMSQLPVIAPMVKKAFVCQVPERIPEFIDMAFRAAMSGRPGPVYLELPCDILNAQVDMAKVKKVRTSLSSAPVDRENAAKAVEMLKAAKSPVIIAGSGVWYADAGKELTAFVENTGIPVFTMAAGRGVIPDTHPLCFESSLAIRPGAAMLSLMSTDCVLFLGGRLSLFYIFGEIFPPTARFIQVDIAPDEIGRNRSVDLGIVSDVRAFLAEMNSVVENGGIGAALRERNAAWVETVRKADADGKEQARSMWEAETLPIHPMRLAREINAFMDREDDIVVADGGDTSTWMGMTRTVRRGGTYLDYGLYGCLAVGIPFGNAAKLRNPDKRVLVIMGDGSAGFNFMEFHTAIRKKLPIVVVIGNDQAWGMIMHSQQLRMGHHIPNGTELGWVDYHKMVEALGGFGICVERPEDIRPALEAAFASGKTACVNVKVDPSVISPGSVALANLGGYKSS; from the coding sequence ATGAGTAAAATCATCGGCGGCCAATTGGCGGCGGAGTCGTTGATCGACAGGGACGTAGAATACATCTTTTCCCTCAGCGGCGGACACATCACACCCATCTACCAGTACCTGGAAAACTCGAAAATCACCCTCTTCGACACGCGGCATGAACAGGCGGCGGTTTTCATGGCCGAGGCATGGGCACGCATGACCCGGAAACCGGCGGTGGCCATGGTAACGGCCGGTCCGGGGTTCACGAACGCCCTTTCCGGCATAGCCAGCGCCAGGCTTTCCAACGCCCCGGTCATTCTGATTGCCGGTTGCGTCGGCCTCGAGAGCGTCGAGAAGCTGGACCTGCAGGACATGAGCCAGCTTCCCGTGATCGCACCGATGGTGAAGAAGGCATTCGTCTGCCAGGTTCCCGAACGGATTCCCGAGTTCATCGACATGGCGTTCCGCGCGGCCATGAGCGGCCGGCCCGGCCCGGTCTATCTGGAGCTTCCCTGCGACATCCTGAACGCGCAGGTGGATATGGCGAAGGTCAAGAAAGTCAGGACCTCTCTGTCATCCGCCCCCGTCGACCGGGAAAATGCGGCGAAAGCGGTCGAGATGCTCAAGGCGGCCAAGAGCCCCGTCATCATTGCCGGAAGCGGCGTCTGGTATGCCGATGCGGGGAAGGAGCTGACCGCCTTCGTCGAAAATACGGGGATTCCGGTCTTCACAATGGCGGCAGGGCGGGGCGTCATTCCCGACACCCACCCGCTGTGTTTCGAGTCCTCCCTGGCCATCCGTCCCGGCGCGGCGATGCTATCCCTGATGAGCACCGACTGCGTGCTCTTCCTGGGCGGCCGGCTCAGCCTCTTTTACATCTTCGGTGAAATCTTCCCGCCCACTGCCAGGTTCATCCAGGTGGACATCGCGCCGGACGAGATCGGGCGCAACCGCTCCGTCGATCTCGGTATTGTCAGCGATGTCAGGGCCTTCCTGGCGGAGATGAACTCCGTCGTCGAGAACGGGGGAATCGGTGCCGCCCTGCGAGAGCGGAACGCGGCCTGGGTGGAGACCGTCCGCAAGGCCGACGCGGACGGGAAGGAGCAGGCCCGGTCGATGTGGGAAGCGGAGACCCTTCCGATTCATCCCATGCGCCTGGCCCGGGAAATCAATGCCTTCATGGACCGCGAAGACGACATCGTGGTCGCCGACGGCGGCGACACATCCACCTGGATGGGCATGACCCGCACCGTCCGCAGGGGCGGAACCTATCTCGATTACGGCCTGTACGGATGCCTCGCCGTGGGCATTCCTTTCGGCAATGCGGCCAAGCTTCGAAACCCGGACAAGCGTGTCCTGGTTATCATGGGCGACGGCTCCGCCGGGTTCAACTTCATGGAGTTCCATACGGCCATCCGAAAGAAGCTGCCCATCGTCGTCGTCATCGGCAACGACCAGGCCTGGGGCATGATCATGCACAGCCAGCAGCTGCGCATGGGGCACCACATACCCAACGGCACGGAGCTGGGATGGGTCGATTACCACAAGATGGTTGAAGCCCTGGGCGGCTTCGGGATCTGCGTCGAGCGGCCCGAAGACATCCGTCCGGCCCTGGAGGCCGCCTTTGCCTCCGGGAAAACGGCCTGCGTGAACGTCAAGGTCGATCCGTCGGTGATCAGTCCCGGGAGTGTGGCCCTGGCCAATCTCGGAGGGTACAAGAGCAGTTGA